A genomic stretch from Sinorhizobium terangae includes:
- a CDS encoding class I SAM-dependent methyltransferase translates to MTAASTFNASTGNGYELQMGRWSRRLAVPFLAFAGISSGERVLDVGCGTGSLTFLLSERSDLAAICGIDYAPPYIEHATHRNSDPRISFRVGDACALPFPDAAFDRVLSLLMLHFVSEPHRAVAEMRRVARPGATVAATVWDARGGFVAGRVFLDTAAALDPAAGLLRARACTRPMTRPGELESAWRQAGLTNIETAELAIRMEYASFDDYWAPYLGKDGPGAEYVATLDERARVRLRDAVRSAYLDGDVDGPRSYLAVAWAVKGIVTP, encoded by the coding sequence ATGACGGCTGCATCGACCTTCAACGCCAGCACGGGCAATGGTTACGAGCTGCAGATGGGGCGTTGGAGCCGCCGGCTTGCTGTTCCGTTCCTGGCATTCGCGGGGATCTCGAGCGGTGAACGGGTGCTGGACGTGGGCTGCGGCACTGGCAGCTTGACGTTTCTGCTGTCCGAGCGCTCCGACCTGGCGGCTATATGCGGGATCGACTACGCGCCACCCTACATCGAACATGCGACGCACAGAAACTCAGATCCGCGTATCTCCTTTCGTGTCGGCGACGCATGTGCTTTGCCTTTCCCTGACGCGGCATTCGACCGGGTTCTGTCGCTCCTGATGCTCCACTTCGTCTCCGAGCCGCACCGAGCCGTGGCAGAAATGCGCCGTGTCGCGCGACCTGGAGCGACGGTTGCAGCCACCGTATGGGACGCTCGCGGCGGCTTCGTTGCCGGTCGGGTGTTCTTGGATACCGCAGCCGCGCTTGATCCCGCCGCTGGATTGCTTCGGGCGCGCGCCTGCACCCGCCCCATGACACGGCCGGGCGAGTTGGAGTCGGCCTGGCGTCAAGCCGGCCTCACCAACATTGAGACGGCGGAGCTTGCCATCCGCATGGAGTACGCGTCCTTCGACGATTACTGGGCGCCATACCTTGGCAAGGATGGACCGGGTGCCGAATATGTCGCGACGCTCGACGAGCGGGCACGCGTGAGGCTTCGCGATGCTGTCCGTTCTGCCTACCTCGACGGCGATGTCGACGGTCCACGGTCCTACCTAGCCGTTGCTTGGGCCGTGAAGGGGATCGTGACGCCTTGA
- a CDS encoding Thivi_2564 family membrane protein, whose amino-acid sequence MSILISILITFLVVILVLYLVNRLPLDARAKQIVQAIVIIIGILSLLRYLAVF is encoded by the coding sequence ATGTCGATCCTCATCAGCATCTTGATCACGTTCCTGGTCGTCATCCTGGTGCTTTATCTCGTTAATCGGCTTCCGTTGGACGCGCGTGCCAAACAGATTGTCCAAGCGATCGTGATCATCATCGGCATCCTGTCGTTGCTGCGGTATCTGGCGGTCTTCTGA
- a CDS encoding GFA family protein, which translates to MIEGHCHCRSVRITVPIRPETLGDCNCSICSRLGALWGYYPASDVTVIDEQKTLVGYVQGDATLTMHHCGRCGCTTHWSPRGRNASRMGVNMRMFDRAVWEEIPHRLIDGASW; encoded by the coding sequence ATGATAGAAGGTCATTGCCATTGCAGGTCGGTGCGCATCACCGTTCCCATCCGCCCCGAGACGCTTGGCGATTGCAACTGCTCGATCTGCAGCCGGCTCGGCGCCCTCTGGGGCTATTATCCTGCGAGCGACGTCACCGTCATCGACGAACAGAAAACGCTCGTCGGCTATGTCCAGGGCGACGCAACACTCACGATGCATCATTGCGGCCGCTGCGGCTGCACGACGCATTGGTCGCCGCGCGGGCGCAACGCCTCGCGCATGGGGGTCAACATGCGGATGTTCGACCGCGCCGTCTGGGAGGAAATCCCGCACCGATTGATCGATGGTGCAAGCTGGTAA
- a CDS encoding DUF3309 family protein translates to MLGTVLLVILILLLIGAFPSWPYSSGWGYGPSGILGVLVVVLVVLLLMGRI, encoded by the coding sequence ATGCTTGGAACCGTACTTCTCGTTATTTTGATCCTGCTCCTGATCGGCGCGTTTCCCTCCTGGCCCTATTCGAGCGGCTGGGGCTACGGCCCTTCCGGCATTCTCGGCGTCCTGGTGGTCGTGCTGGTGGTCCTGCTGTTAATGGGCAGGATCTGA
- a CDS encoding adenylate/guanylate cyclase domain-containing protein → MAEERAQRRLAAIMAADVVGYSRLVELDESGTLATLKERRKQILEPLVRENNGRVVKTMGDGVLVEFASAVNAVTCAIEFQRRMQAANEGLADDRQILLRIGINLGDVVVESGDLYGDGVIIAARLEAMAGPGEIFVSSSIYDQVRRRLYCEFDDLGPHAIKNVAEPVSVYRIETSAWGQHGAAKAPLPLPTKPSIAVLPFTNMSNDPEQEVFVDGLTEDLITDLSRASGLFVIASNSVFAYKGRHTDVRRIARELGVRYVLEGSARRAAGRVRINAQLIDAMQGDHLWAERFDRGLEDIFAVQDEVTSKIVEALVGRLTATPARNRPTDMEAYDLCVRARSLGLQTAGAAREAIFLLQRVIARDPDYAEAHRLLALNLWLSWEFWDQPIDPNRPRAVAEAQKAVALDPNDAGNRWVLGIILGHERRWEESDAEFDLALRLDPNHADAWAMRSDLIVLAGRPGEAIEHVRKALRLNPHPPGWYYWMLGQAQYASRDYEAAVQTLRRPETYRATSRRLLAASLARLGRLDDARTEAQLFMMNNPNFTIRQWSDSQPFRDEELRRYFIDGYRLAGLPE, encoded by the coding sequence ATGGCTGAGGAACGCGCCCAACGGCGTCTTGCCGCCATAATGGCTGCCGATGTGGTCGGTTACAGCCGCCTCGTCGAACTGGACGAGAGCGGCACGCTGGCAACGTTGAAGGAACGCCGCAAGCAGATCCTGGAACCGCTGGTACGCGAGAATAATGGCCGTGTCGTCAAGACGATGGGCGATGGAGTGCTGGTCGAGTTCGCAAGCGCGGTCAACGCCGTGACCTGTGCGATCGAATTCCAGCGGCGGATGCAGGCGGCAAACGAGGGACTTGCAGACGACCGGCAAATTCTTCTGAGAATTGGGATCAACCTAGGCGACGTCGTCGTCGAGAGCGGCGATCTCTACGGCGACGGCGTCATCATAGCCGCGCGGCTCGAGGCAATGGCCGGTCCGGGAGAGATCTTCGTCTCCAGCAGCATCTATGATCAGGTCCGCCGGCGGCTCTACTGCGAATTTGACGACCTTGGCCCGCACGCCATCAAGAACGTGGCCGAGCCGGTTTCCGTTTATCGCATCGAGACTTCGGCCTGGGGCCAGCATGGCGCCGCGAAGGCGCCGTTGCCGCTGCCGACCAAGCCTTCCATTGCCGTCCTGCCATTCACCAACATGAGCAACGATCCGGAGCAGGAGGTTTTTGTCGACGGCTTGACCGAAGACCTGATCACCGACCTCTCCAGGGCCAGCGGCCTGTTCGTCATCGCCAGCAATTCCGTTTTCGCCTACAAGGGCAGGCACACGGATGTGCGCCGCATTGCCCGCGAGCTTGGAGTTCGTTACGTGTTGGAAGGCAGCGCACGCCGTGCCGCCGGGCGGGTTCGCATCAATGCCCAGTTGATCGACGCCATGCAGGGGGACCACCTGTGGGCGGAGAGGTTCGACCGCGGGCTCGAGGACATTTTTGCCGTCCAGGACGAGGTGACGAGCAAGATCGTCGAGGCGCTGGTCGGGCGATTGACGGCGACGCCGGCGCGAAACAGGCCGACGGACATGGAGGCCTATGATCTCTGCGTCCGGGCGCGTTCGCTCGGCCTGCAGACGGCCGGCGCCGCAAGGGAGGCGATCTTCCTGCTGCAGCGGGTAATCGCACGCGATCCGGACTATGCGGAGGCCCATCGGCTGCTGGCGCTCAACCTTTGGCTGAGCTGGGAATTCTGGGATCAGCCGATCGATCCCAACCGGCCGCGAGCCGTCGCGGAAGCGCAAAAAGCGGTCGCGCTCGACCCCAATGACGCCGGCAACCGCTGGGTGCTCGGCATCATCCTCGGCCATGAGCGCCGCTGGGAGGAATCGGATGCGGAGTTCGACCTTGCTCTGAGGCTCGATCCCAACCATGCCGACGCCTGGGCGATGCGGTCGGATCTGATCGTGCTCGCCGGGCGGCCCGGCGAAGCCATCGAGCACGTCCGAAAGGCCCTCCGGCTCAATCCTCACCCGCCTGGCTGGTATTATTGGATGCTGGGTCAGGCCCAGTATGCGAGCCGCGACTACGAGGCGGCGGTCCAGACATTGCGCCGCCCGGAAACCTACCGCGCGACCTCGCGCCGCCTGCTTGCGGCAAGCCTGGCGCGGCTCGGGCGGCTGGATGATGCGCGGACGGAGGCGCAGCTCTTCATGATGAACAACCCGAACTTCACGATACGGCAGTGGTCGGATTCGCAACCGTTCCGGGATGAAGAGCTCAGGCGGTATTTTATCGACGGTTATCGCCTGGCCGGTCTGCCGGAGTGA
- a CDS encoding YdhR family protein: MSAKILQINYKLNGPRAEYEKENLPYAQPIADIPGLRWKVWIINEAQSEAGGIYLFDDDAAVQAFVDGPIIAEMKGDPTLSIKAFDVIGELTSITRGPVK; the protein is encoded by the coding sequence ATGTCGGCCAAAATTCTGCAAATCAACTACAAGCTCAACGGACCGAGGGCCGAGTACGAGAAAGAAAATCTGCCCTATGCTCAACCCATCGCGGACATACCTGGCCTGCGCTGGAAGGTCTGGATCATTAATGAGGCCCAAAGTGAAGCCGGCGGGATCTACCTGTTCGACGATGACGCCGCAGTGCAAGCCTTCGTCGACGGGCCAATTATTGCGGAGATGAAAGGTGACCCGACGTTGAGCATCAAGGCGTTTGACGTGATCGGGGAACTCACGTCCATCACGCGTGGCCCCGTGAAGTAG
- a CDS encoding LacI family DNA-binding transcriptional regulator, giving the protein MSKPNYQDIARRAGVGTATVERVLNGRGGVRPELVEKVVVAARTLNYPRTLPDAHRGLLRIEVLMVRPETTFYRRLSKAFERIAATLDPLVIVHRSFTEEMKPDEIARRILSTDLPRAGLILAVPNSPLISAAVEAVVARGVPVVHVVTRASESTGEFVGIDNYAAGRTAAHFIARMARAEGPVIGLCHPIYQVHRDRIRGFSDYFHEHPGPIAFEWLGFSRDEEHYSAESLSLALEMYPDLVGLYNAGGANSALIQVLRRHRRGRDVLFVGHELTDYTSTALREGIMDVVLDQAPEAQAQRALDLILRRIGLTAIEPDRAPIRFVTITAEAL; this is encoded by the coding sequence GTGAGCAAGCCGAATTACCAGGACATCGCCCGCCGGGCCGGAGTGGGAACCGCAACGGTCGAGCGGGTCCTGAACGGGCGCGGAGGCGTTCGCCCGGAACTGGTCGAGAAGGTCGTCGTTGCCGCGCGCACTTTGAACTACCCGCGCACGCTTCCCGACGCTCATCGGGGACTGCTGCGTATCGAAGTGCTGATGGTTCGCCCCGAGACCACTTTCTACCGACGGCTCTCCAAGGCGTTCGAGAGGATTGCCGCGACCCTCGATCCTCTGGTGATCGTCCACCGGAGCTTCACCGAAGAGATGAAGCCGGACGAGATCGCAAGGCGCATCCTTTCCACCGACCTGCCGCGTGCCGGTCTGATCCTTGCGGTTCCCAACAGCCCGCTGATCAGTGCGGCCGTGGAAGCGGTGGTTGCGCGAGGGGTGCCGGTCGTCCATGTCGTAACCCGAGCATCCGAGAGCACGGGGGAATTCGTCGGAATTGACAATTACGCCGCCGGACGGACGGCGGCTCACTTCATAGCCCGCATGGCGCGGGCAGAGGGCCCGGTCATTGGGCTGTGTCATCCGATCTATCAGGTGCACCGCGATCGTATCCGCGGGTTCTCGGACTACTTTCATGAACACCCCGGCCCCATCGCCTTTGAATGGCTCGGCTTCAGCCGCGACGAAGAGCACTACAGCGCGGAGTCATTGTCCCTTGCGCTTGAAATGTATCCGGATCTCGTCGGGCTTTATAACGCCGGAGGCGCAAACTCCGCTCTGATCCAGGTCCTGCGCCGTCATCGCCGGGGCCGGGACGTGTTGTTCGTCGGGCACGAATTGACCGACTACACCAGCACCGCCTTGCGAGAGGGCATCATGGACGTGGTGTTGGATCAGGCTCCCGAGGCGCAGGCCCAGCGTGCGCTCGATTTGATCCTGCGTCGCATCGGCTTGACTGCGATCGAGCCGGATCGCGCTCCCATTCGCTTCGTTACCATCACCGCCGAGGCGCTTTGA
- a CDS encoding sterol desaturase family protein produces the protein MDDLQYGTRNKRGDWAPNRPVETAPLFVFPPRLMAILKWLPHYFLPWNVIFAASAVAYWAWVIPTINTMQTFAIGWIAWLYAVNAICVFFFYGAFELHLYVLKRQENRFKYNGKFPAEQKSKAFWFESQSVDNILRTFLSGVTVWTAVEVAMLWAYANGYAPWLSFTENPWTLAVVALVVPIIHEFHFFCIHRLIHTPFLYKRVHSVHHNSVNPSPWSSLSMHPVEHLLYFGTAFYHLILPSNPILMLYQLHYAGFGAIPGHVGFDKVEIGEDKLIDSHAYAHYLHHKYFEVNYGDALIPLDKWFGTWHDGSPEGEARMQERYRKRKEKLAARKARVEFGGTAQ, from the coding sequence ATGGACGACCTACAATATGGAACGCGCAACAAGCGCGGCGACTGGGCGCCGAACCGGCCGGTCGAAACCGCGCCGCTGTTCGTCTTTCCGCCCCGGTTGATGGCAATTCTGAAGTGGCTGCCGCACTACTTCCTTCCCTGGAACGTGATCTTCGCGGCATCGGCGGTGGCCTACTGGGCATGGGTGATTCCGACGATCAACACGATGCAGACTTTCGCCATCGGCTGGATCGCCTGGCTTTACGCCGTCAATGCGATTTGCGTGTTTTTCTTCTACGGCGCTTTCGAGCTTCATCTCTATGTCCTGAAGCGGCAGGAGAACCGCTTCAAGTACAACGGAAAGTTCCCGGCCGAGCAGAAGAGCAAGGCATTCTGGTTCGAGAGCCAGAGCGTCGACAATATTCTGCGCACGTTTCTCTCGGGCGTGACCGTCTGGACCGCGGTCGAAGTCGCCATGCTGTGGGCCTATGCCAACGGCTATGCGCCCTGGCTGAGCTTCACGGAAAATCCGTGGACGCTTGCCGTTGTCGCGCTGGTGGTGCCGATCATTCACGAGTTCCACTTCTTCTGCATCCACCGGCTCATCCACACGCCCTTCCTCTACAAGAGGGTGCATTCGGTCCACCACAATTCGGTGAACCCCTCGCCCTGGTCTTCGCTGTCGATGCATCCGGTCGAGCACCTGCTCTACTTCGGAACGGCGTTCTATCACCTGATCCTGCCCTCCAACCCTATCCTCATGCTCTATCAGCTCCACTATGCGGGCTTCGGAGCCATTCCCGGCCATGTCGGCTTCGACAAGGTCGAGATCGGGGAGGACAAGCTCATCGATAGCCATGCCTATGCGCACTACCTGCACCACAAATACTTCGAGGTGAACTACGGCGACGCCCTGATCCCGCTCGATAAATGGTTCGGCACCTGGCACGACGGCTCTCCGGAAGGCGAAGCGCGGATGCAGGAACGCTATCGCAAGCGCAAGGAAAAACTCGCGGCCCGCAAGGCTCGCGTCGAATTCGGGGGAACCGCCCAATGA
- a CDS encoding MocE family 2Fe-2S type ferredoxin, whose translation MTWISACKLDDIEQEGAIRFDHGGRTYAIYRGPDDSVYCTAGLCTHEAIHLADGLVMDFEVECPKHSGAFDYRTGEALRLPACENLKTYPAEVVDGEVRVALD comes from the coding sequence ATGACCTGGATCTCTGCCTGCAAGCTTGACGACATCGAACAGGAAGGAGCCATCCGCTTCGACCATGGCGGGCGCACCTACGCGATCTACCGCGGGCCAGACGACAGTGTCTACTGCACCGCCGGCCTCTGCACACACGAGGCGATCCATCTCGCCGACGGATTGGTGATGGATTTCGAGGTGGAATGTCCCAAGCATTCCGGCGCCTTCGATTATCGCACCGGCGAAGCGCTCAGGCTTCCCGCCTGCGAGAACCTGAAAACCTATCCGGCCGAGGTGGTGGACGGAGAAGTTCGCGTGGCCCTGGACTAG
- a CDS encoding substrate-binding domain-containing protein, with protein sequence MKSTVAAAVLAALMAGTASAETIGVSMQSFDNNFQTLLRQGLDARASQVGGVTLQIEDAQTDISKQINQVNNFIAAGVDGIIITLTDTSAAPGISEAARKAGIPLVYVNLEPENIDKLPEKQAYVGSKEIDSGRLGAEAACELLKEMGKADEAQVYILMGDLAHQASRDRTSSVKETLAAGDCKGVTIADEQSAAWTRTNAMDLTTNWVTAGQPIDVIFANNDEMAIGAIQALKAAGMSMDDVIVVGIDATQDGLAAMAAGDLDVTVFQNARGQSASAVDAAVALARGKSVDKEVWVPFELVTPKNMAEYAKQN encoded by the coding sequence ATGAAATCGACTGTTGCGGCGGCCGTTCTGGCTGCCTTGATGGCTGGTACCGCATCGGCCGAGACGATCGGCGTTTCGATGCAGAGTTTCGACAACAACTTCCAGACATTGCTGCGCCAGGGGCTCGACGCAAGGGCGTCCCAGGTGGGCGGGGTCACTCTCCAGATCGAGGATGCGCAGACCGACATCTCCAAGCAGATCAACCAGGTGAACAACTTCATCGCTGCGGGCGTGGATGGGATCATCATAACCCTGACGGACACCTCCGCCGCTCCCGGCATCAGCGAGGCGGCTCGGAAAGCTGGAATTCCCCTCGTCTACGTCAATCTCGAGCCGGAAAACATCGATAAGCTGCCGGAAAAGCAGGCTTATGTCGGTTCGAAGGAAATCGACTCCGGAAGGCTCGGTGCGGAGGCGGCCTGCGAACTGCTGAAAGAAATGGGAAAGGCAGACGAGGCGCAGGTCTACATCTTAATGGGAGATCTGGCCCACCAGGCCTCGCGTGACCGTACGTCGTCGGTCAAGGAAACGCTGGCGGCAGGTGATTGCAAGGGCGTGACCATCGCCGACGAGCAGTCCGCCGCTTGGACGCGCACCAACGCGATGGATCTGACCACGAACTGGGTCACAGCCGGACAGCCGATCGATGTGATCTTTGCCAACAATGACGAGATGGCGATCGGCGCGATCCAGGCGCTCAAGGCCGCGGGCATGTCGATGGATGATGTGATCGTCGTCGGCATCGATGCGACGCAGGATGGCCTTGCCGCCATGGCCGCCGGTGATCTCGATGTGACGGTGTTCCAGAACGCCAGGGGACAGTCGGCGAGCGCCGTGGATGCGGCCGTGGCGCTCGCTCGCGGCAAGAGCGTCGACAAGGAGGTCTGGGTGCCCTTCGAACTGGTCACGCCCAAGAACATGGCCGAATACGCCAAACAGAACTGA
- a CDS encoding NAD(P)/FAD-dependent oxidoreductase, translated as MDGIVIIGAGECGTRAAFALREAGYSGSVTLVGAEPHLPYERPPLSKPGDGAVQMKPICAAEALAAAGIDYLPGVSASKLDADAGTVTLGDGRALRYEKLLLAIGARPRRLTCPGADHALDFRTYADAKMVFSHAEAGRRVAIIGGGLIGMELAAVLRGKGIAVSIVEAAPKPLGRAVPERFAAKLHARHMDEGVHFHFGQGVAEITDNAVVLADGSDVPADVVVAAIGVLPDIALAEAAGLATGNGVLADSFLRTSAPDIFAAGDCAAVAQLGGGHVRYESWRNARTQAETAARNMAGAAETFAAIPWFWSDQYDLGLQVAGLPQPAHQRVVRSAAAGELEFYLDDGRLVAAAGLGFGNSLAKEIKLAEMLIAAGVSPDPVALADPGLNLKTLLKSPRAA; from the coding sequence ATGGACGGTATCGTCATCATCGGTGCCGGGGAATGCGGCACCCGAGCAGCATTCGCCCTGCGAGAAGCGGGCTATTCCGGATCGGTCACGCTGGTCGGAGCCGAGCCTCACCTGCCCTATGAGCGCCCGCCGCTGTCGAAACCGGGAGACGGTGCGGTGCAGATGAAGCCGATCTGCGCAGCCGAAGCGCTGGCGGCGGCCGGCATCGACTATTTGCCCGGAGTGTCGGCCTCGAAACTCGATGCCGACGCCGGAACCGTGACCTTAGGCGACGGGCGGGCGCTGAGGTATGAAAAGCTGCTTCTCGCCATAGGCGCGCGTCCGAGACGCCTGACATGCCCGGGAGCGGACCACGCGCTCGATTTCCGCACCTATGCAGATGCGAAGATGGTTTTCTCCCATGCAGAAGCCGGCAGGCGCGTTGCGATCATTGGCGGCGGTTTGATCGGAATGGAGCTCGCGGCAGTCCTGCGTGGAAAAGGCATCGCCGTCAGCATTGTCGAAGCGGCACCGAAGCCGCTCGGACGTGCAGTTCCCGAGCGTTTTGCCGCAAAGCTGCATGCGAGGCATATGGACGAAGGCGTGCATTTCCACTTCGGACAGGGCGTTGCCGAAATCACGGATAACGCTGTTGTGCTCGCCGATGGCAGCGATGTGCCCGCCGACGTCGTCGTCGCGGCGATCGGCGTACTGCCCGATATCGCGCTGGCCGAGGCGGCAGGACTGGCAACCGGCAACGGTGTCTTGGCGGACAGCTTTCTTCGTACCAGCGCCCCCGACATATTCGCTGCCGGCGATTGCGCGGCGGTGGCGCAACTAGGTGGCGGGCATGTTCGCTATGAAAGCTGGCGGAACGCAAGGACGCAGGCCGAAACCGCAGCGCGAAACATGGCCGGTGCAGCCGAGACCTTTGCCGCTATCCCGTGGTTCTGGTCCGACCAGTACGATCTTGGCTTGCAGGTAGCGGGGCTGCCGCAGCCAGCGCATCAGCGCGTCGTGCGCTCAGCCGCGGCCGGCGAACTCGAGTTCTATCTGGACGATGGACGCCTCGTGGCTGCGGCGGGCCTCGGCTTCGGCAACAGCCTGGCCAAGGAGATCAAACTGGCTGAGATGTTGATTGCCGCAGGCGTCAGCCCCGACCCCGTGGCATTGGCCGACCCTGGCTTGAACCTCAAGACGCTTCTGAAAAGCCCGCGGGCGGCCTGA
- a CDS encoding DUF2182 domain-containing protein, protein MSIDAAVESAFKRDRIVVLTALSTVVVIAWTYVLAGAGMGVSALGTICVTPGRAGMPMMTPAVWDMSHAALMFIMWWVMMAAMMLPSTAPAVLLFGAMSRRQKEKGNPFVPTSLFASAYLIAWAGFSVVAVGLQWGLERSALLSPMLDSASATLDGTLLLAAGIYQLTPLKRACLRQCRSPLHFILTHWRGGTTGAFRMGIEQGAYCVACCWFLMGLLFFGGVMNLFWMVGLMTFVVLEKVLPMGSRLGKLIGVALIVWGAAVLVGETPLRFLELV, encoded by the coding sequence ATGTCGATCGATGCCGCCGTCGAGAGCGCGTTCAAGCGCGACAGGATTGTTGTCCTCACTGCACTTTCCACCGTCGTTGTGATCGCGTGGACATATGTTCTGGCCGGGGCGGGCATGGGTGTGTCAGCCCTCGGGACGATCTGCGTCACCCCGGGCAGAGCAGGCATGCCGATGATGACGCCCGCCGTCTGGGACATGAGCCACGCCGCGCTGATGTTCATCATGTGGTGGGTGATGATGGCCGCCATGATGCTCCCCTCGACGGCACCCGCGGTGCTTCTGTTCGGGGCGATGAGCCGCCGGCAAAAGGAAAAGGGCAATCCCTTTGTCCCAACCTCGCTCTTTGCCTCAGCCTACCTGATTGCCTGGGCGGGCTTCAGCGTTGTGGCAGTCGGTTTGCAGTGGGGCCTGGAGCGTTCGGCGCTATTGTCGCCGATGCTGGATAGTGCAAGCGCGACGCTCGACGGCACGCTGTTGCTGGCAGCGGGTATTTACCAACTGACCCCGCTCAAGCGAGCTTGCCTGCGCCAGTGTCGCTCTCCGCTGCATTTCATCCTCACCCATTGGCGCGGGGGAACGACCGGAGCGTTCCGCATGGGAATCGAGCAAGGTGCTTATTGCGTCGCCTGCTGCTGGTTCCTGATGGGGCTCCTGTTCTTCGGCGGCGTCATGAATCTCTTCTGGATGGTGGGTCTCATGACATTCGTTGTGCTGGAAAAGGTCCTTCCGATGGGCTCTCGGCTCGGCAAGCTTATCGGCGTAGCACTAATCGTATGGGGCGCGGCCGTGCTGGTGGGGGAGACGCCGCTTCGCTTCCTGGAGTTGGTGTGA